From the Micromonospora lupini genome, one window contains:
- a CDS encoding TMEM175 family protein: MSAAQEGIQAGDGGPAVTDAGRLAAFSDGVFAIVITLLVLDLRVPEFHEGELAEGLLGEGPSYLAFVVSFIYVGVLWLNHHAVLQLVKGTTPAFSSINLAILFGVVIIPFPTAVLASALADGTTDDLRVAVVLYAFAAALMSAPWWVLFAYVRRHPALRADNVDQEQVRVQEARPIVGLVLYGLTGVLGWLVTPLLGLIGVVVMIIFHGATSQGLRHAPWWRRRNAHRS; the protein is encoded by the coding sequence ATGTCCGCAGCTCAAGAGGGTATCCAGGCGGGCGATGGCGGTCCCGCGGTGACCGACGCGGGTCGCCTGGCGGCGTTCAGCGACGGTGTGTTCGCCATCGTCATCACCCTGCTGGTGTTGGATCTGCGGGTCCCGGAGTTCCACGAGGGTGAGCTGGCCGAAGGGCTCCTCGGAGAGGGCCCGTCCTATCTGGCCTTCGTGGTGTCGTTCATCTATGTCGGCGTCCTCTGGCTGAACCACCACGCGGTGCTCCAGCTGGTCAAGGGCACCACCCCCGCCTTCAGCTCGATCAATCTCGCCATCCTCTTCGGCGTGGTGATCATCCCGTTTCCGACAGCAGTCCTGGCGTCGGCGCTGGCCGACGGCACCACCGACGACCTGCGCGTTGCGGTCGTCCTGTACGCGTTCGCCGCGGCACTCATGTCGGCGCCCTGGTGGGTGCTCTTCGCCTATGTGCGCCGCCATCCGGCGCTGCGTGCCGACAACGTCGACCAGGAGCAGGTCCGGGTGCAGGAGGCCCGCCCGATCGTCGGCCTGGTCCTCTACGGCCTGACCGGGGTGCTCGGTTGGTTGGTGACCCCACTGCTCGGCCTGATCGGCGTGGTCGTGATGATCATCTTCCACGGCGCCACCAGCCAGGGCCTCCGTCACGCGCCCTGGTGGCGGAGGCGCAACGCCCACCGGAGCTGA
- a CDS encoding GNAT family N-acetyltransferase, translated as MNTIADRMAAAYDDAIENLCGATPQGWYAKRGTARGAVTHAGAATLNVAYDLSPEPDLEALDELATEVSRQVPVWSIMVRGAADGTVADLAGRHGLRDRSELPLLGCTAGELVFRADPARRELVRRVGAAESDRYTDVLTRGFEVPEGLFGSLMGGDVLAAESITGYLCEEAGRPVGTGLAMRTRGVVGVFNIAVVPSARGRGLGRVITEEVLRDGVAAGADAAYLQSSALGRPLYESMGFRLLKNWTAFHA; from the coding sequence ATGAACACCATCGCCGATCGGATGGCCGCGGCGTACGACGATGCCATCGAGAATCTGTGCGGGGCGACTCCGCAGGGTTGGTACGCGAAGCGGGGCACTGCCCGCGGTGCGGTGACCCACGCGGGTGCGGCGACGTTGAACGTCGCCTACGACCTGTCGCCCGAGCCCGATCTGGAGGCGCTTGACGAGCTGGCGACCGAGGTAAGCCGGCAGGTGCCTGTGTGGTCGATCATGGTCCGGGGCGCGGCCGACGGCACGGTGGCGGATCTCGCCGGCCGTCACGGGCTCCGGGACCGCAGTGAGCTGCCGCTGCTGGGCTGTACGGCGGGCGAGTTGGTCTTCCGGGCCGACCCGGCGCGGCGCGAGCTGGTGCGCCGGGTCGGCGCGGCCGAGAGTGATCGGTACACGGACGTCCTCACCAGGGGATTCGAGGTCCCGGAGGGTCTGTTCGGGTCGCTGATGGGCGGCGATGTGCTCGCCGCCGAGAGCATCACCGGCTACCTGTGCGAGGAGGCCGGTCGGCCGGTCGGCACCGGGCTCGCGATGCGGACCCGAGGTGTGGTCGGCGTGTTCAACATCGCCGTCGTCCCGAGCGCGCGGGGTCGCGGTCTGGGTCGCGTCATCACCGAGGAGGTGCTGCGCGACGGCGTCGCGGCCGGCGCGGACGCGGCGTACCTCCAGTCCAGCGCGCTCGGTCGGCCGCTGTACGAGTCGATGGGCTTCCGCCTCCTGAAGAACTGGACCGCCTTCCATGCCTGA